The Candidatus Bathyarchaeota archaeon DNA window AAACGCTGATTGGTTCCGCGACACCGATGGCGTAGCTGATTTGGACTTCGCATTGATCTGCAAGGCCTGCTGCGACAACGTTTTTGGCGATGTAACGTGCCATGTAGCAACCGCTTCTGTCAACTTTGGATGGGTCTTTGCCGCTGAAGCATCCGCCACCGTGGCTTCCCACTCCTCCGTAAGTGTCAACGATGATTTTGCGTCCAGTCAAACCTGAGTCTGCAAGTGTTCCGCCGATGACGAATCTGCCTGTGCCGTTGATGACGTATTTCACGTCTGGTGCAAGCAGGTTTGCGGGGATAACGTATTTGATTACTTTCTCGATGATCTGTTGCTTTAGCACTGCGTCTTCTACTGAACCGTTGTTTTGGGCGGCGATGACCACTGTTTTAACACATTTTGGTTTCCCGCATTCGTATTCGACGGTGACTTGGGATTTACAGTCAGGCCGCAGATAGGGCATGGTGCCGTTGTGTCGGACTTCTGCAAGACGCTTCACCAGTCTATGTGCAAGTAAAATTGGCAGCGGCATAAGTTCTTTGGTTTCGTTGCTTGCGTAGCCGAAAACCATGCCTTGATCGCCTGCACCCTGTTCTTTGCCGTTGGTTGCATCGACACCCATGGCGATGTCTGGTGACTGCTCAGTTAATGAAACCAAGATACCGCAGGTTTCCCAGTCTAAGCCGTCTTTGGCGTTGTCGAAACCGATTTCTTTTAGGGTTTGACGAACGATTGAGGGGATGTTGACTGAGGCGCAGGTTGTGATTTGACCTGTAATCATAACGGTGCCCTGCATGACGAGGGTTTCGCAGTCAACGCGTGCTTTGGGGTCTTTGGCGAATATGGCGTCTAGGACGCTGTCAGAGATTTGGTCGGCGACTTTGTCTGGGTGACCTTCTCCGACGGATTCGGATGTGAATAAGTATTTTCCGTTTCGTTTCATGGAGTTTTCTCTTCCGTTTACGAGTTTTGTTAGGCATAGCTTACTCGGAGTTTTTCTTATATGGCTTTCTGAATAAAATATTCCAAACAGAATAATCAGCAGACAGGTACATTCCAGCATGCATAACCATTTTAAACCCCAAAACATCCACAAACCAGTGGTAACCCATGAAGAAAATAGTCAACTCACCAAACGCGCCCAACCCAGTCGGCCCTTACAATCAAGCCATCCAAGCAGGAGCGTTTCTGTTTGTCTCAGGGCAACTTCCCATTGACCCAAAAACAGGAAAACTCGCCGCAGCAGACATCACCATCCAAACCCGTCAAGTCATGCAGAACATCCAAGCCATCTTAGAAGCAGCCAACTACACCCTAAACGACGTCGTTCAAGCCACCGTTTACCTCACTTCGTTGTCGTTGTTTGAAGATTTCAACCTAGAATATGCTAAACATTTTAAAACCGACTTTCCTGCACGGGCAACAGTCGGGGGCGTTGAACTCAAACCTGGTGCACTCATAGAAATCGCTGTCGTCGCCTACAAGCAGTAGCTGCTGATTGGTAAGTTATAAAAACCAGCCAACGCTTAGTAAGATGCAGGCGTGAGGCATGGCGGTATCACTTAAGAAGTTTATGCAAGAGGTCGCTGGAAAAAAAGCTCCTGGCCCTTCAACGTCGTTTACGGTTTTCCATGTATTCTACGCTTTAGAATTACTCTCAGAGAAGCCGCTGGGCAGGAATAAACTTGCAGAGAAACTCAACGTCGGTGACGGCGCAGTAAGAACCATAATTCACCGATTAGTCGACGCAGGGTTAATTGAGACATCAAAAGCAGGCTGTAACCTCACAGAAAAAGGCAAAGAAACCTGGCGACAATTCGAAGCCATATTCCCTAAACGGGTTGATTTGCCCAAGTTGGACTTAAAAATGTCAGAGGTTAATTATGCTTTTCTGGTAAAGAACAGCGGCGAAAAAGTCGGCACAGGCATCGATCAACGCGACGCCGCCATAATCGCTGGTGCACGCAAAGCCCTGGTAATTGTCT harbors:
- the metK gene encoding methionine adenosyltransferase; translated protein: MKRNGKYLFTSESVGEGHPDKVADQISDSVLDAIFAKDPKARVDCETLVMQGTVMITGQITTCASVNIPSIVRQTLKEIGFDNAKDGLDWETCGILVSLTEQSPDIAMGVDATNGKEQGAGDQGMVFGYASNETKELMPLPILLAHRLVKRLAEVRHNGTMPYLRPDCKSQVTVEYECGKPKCVKTVVIAAQNNGSVEDAVLKQQIIEKVIKYVIPANLLAPDVKYVINGTGRFVIGGTLADSGLTGRKIIVDTYGGVGSHGGGCFSGKDPSKVDRSGCYMARYIAKNVVAAGLADQCEVQISYAIGVAEPISVLVNTYETGKIPDEQILELVKKNFNMKPRGIIETLNLLRPIYKKTACFGHFGRDDVEFPWERCDKVEALKRDFEAIKKA
- a CDS encoding Rid family detoxifying hydrolase, whose product is MKKIVNSPNAPNPVGPYNQAIQAGAFLFVSGQLPIDPKTGKLAAADITIQTRQVMQNIQAILEAANYTLNDVVQATVYLTSLSLFEDFNLEYAKHFKTDFPARATVGGVELKPGALIEIAVVAYKQ